The following coding sequences are from one Ornithodoros turicata isolate Travis chromosome 1, ASM3712646v1, whole genome shotgun sequence window:
- the LOC135399533 gene encoding peptide deformylase, mitochondrial-like, with amino-acid sequence MVLREPLHACRRLVTKLKSLGSSSVPKPPYEFITQVGDPVLRKRAEPVDPEQIRTPDIQEVLSNMKHVMRRTLSIGISAPQVGSSYRIMMVEFPHAYLKHLSRELIQSREYMVFPLKVFINPTLQVINSWKIWFPEGCESIRGYSADVPRHYEVKISGLNEKAEPHEWQVRGWPARIIQHEVDHLDGILYIDHMDSRTYQFHYWQAIRRLPS; translated from the exons ATGGTATTAAGAGAGCCGCTTCATGCATGTAGAAGGCTGGTTACTAAACTTAAAAGTTTGGGATCTAGCTCAGTTCCTAAGCCGCCTTACGAGTTTATTACACAAGTAGGTGATCCTGTGCTCAGAAAACGAGCAGAGCCGGTTGATCCTGAACAGATTAGGACTCCTGATATTCAAGAG GTTTTAAGCAACATGAAACATGTAATGAGAAGAACCCTCTCAATTGGAATCTCAGCGCCACAAGTTGGATCCTCATACAGGATTATGATGGTAGAATTCCCGCACGCCTATTTAAAACATCTCTCCCGGGAATTAATACAGTCACGGGAATATATGGTTTTCCCACTGAAG GTATTTATCAACCCTACATTGCAAGTCATTAACAGTTGGAAGATTTGGTTTCCAGAAGGGTGCGAAAGTATACGTGGATACAGTGCAGATGTTCCACGACACTATGAAGTAAAAATATCAG GGTTAAACGAGAAAGCCGAACCCCACGAGTGGCAAGTACGTGGTTGGCCAGCCCGGATAATCCAGCACGAGGTGGACCATTTGGATGGTATCCTGTACATAGACCACATGGACTCGCGGACCTATCAGTTCCACTACTGGCAAGCAATCAGGAGGTTGCCATCGTAG